From the genome of Azospirillum brasilense, one region includes:
- the rplM gene encoding 50S ribosomal protein L13: protein MKTFNLKPTDIEKKWYVVDADGLVLGRLASILANILRGKNKPTFTPHMDCGDHVVVINAEKVKLTGNKRQDDIFYWHTGYPGGIKGRSKGQILDGKYPERVIEKAVERMVPRGPLGRKVMTHLKVYKGAAHPHEAQQPVALDVAAMNPKNKRSA, encoded by the coding sequence ATGAAGACCTTCAATCTGAAGCCGACCGACATCGAGAAGAAGTGGTACGTCGTCGATGCCGACGGCCTCGTTCTCGGCCGGCTTGCCAGCATCCTGGCGAACATCCTGCGCGGCAAGAACAAGCCGACCTTCACCCCGCACATGGATTGCGGCGACCATGTCGTCGTGATCAACGCGGAGAAGGTCAAGCTGACCGGCAACAAGCGCCAGGACGACATCTTCTACTGGCACACCGGTTATCCGGGCGGCATCAAGGGCCGTTCCAAGGGCCAGATCCTGGACGGCAAGTACCCGGAACGCGTGATCGAGAAGGCCGTGGAGCGCATGGTTCCGCGCGGTCCGCTCGGCCGCAAGGTGATGACCCACCTGAAGGTCTACAAGGGCGCCGCCCACCCGCACGAGGCGCAGCAGCCGGTCGCTCTCGACGTTGCGGCCATGAACCCGAAGAATAAGCGGAGCGCGTAA